Sequence from the Kineosporia succinea genome:
CGCCCTGGTTCACGCCGATCATGTCCGGGCTGGCCAGCGGGTTGCGCAGCAGGGCCTGGAAGATGGCCCCGGACAGGCCGAGTGCGAGCCCGGCGCACAACCCGGTGACGGCGCGGGGCAGGCGCAGCTCGACGATGATGAAGTTGTCGGCGGTGTCGCCCTGGCCGATCAGCGTGAGCACCACGTCGCGCAGCGGGATCTGGAAGTCGCCGAACGACAGGCTGAGGGCCAGGGTGAGCACGATCCCGGCGACCAGCACGGTGGTGACGGTGATCTCGCGGCGGCGGCCGGTGTGCCGGGCCCGGGTCAGCACCTGGGAATCGGTCAGAACGCTCACAGCTCCGCCAACTTCCGCCGCCGCACCAGCACGATGAACGGGATCGCCCCGACCATCGCGGTCACGATGCCGACCTGCAGCTCCCCGGGCCGCGCGATGAGCCGGCCGATCACGTCGGACACCAGCAGCAGCGAGGGTCCCAGCAGCATGCTCTGCGGCAGCACCCAGCGGTAGTCGGCGCCCGACAGCATGCGCACCGCGTGCGGCACGACCAGCCCGACGAACGAGATCGGCCCGGCGACGACCGTGGCGGCGCCGGTCAGCAGCACCACCGTGGCCGCGCTGACCAGGCGGATCAGACCGACCTTCTGCCCCAGGCCGCGGGCCACGTCGTCGCCCAGGGCCAGGGCGTTGAGCTGGGAGCCGAGGGTGAGGGCGACCAGCACGCCGATGCCGATGAACGGGGCGGCCTGCCAGATCACCGCGCTGTCGCGGCCGATCAGCGAGCCGACCTGCCAGAACCGGTAGAGGTCGTAGGTTCGGGTGTCCTGGAGCAGGATCGCGGTGGTCAGCGCGAGCAGGGCGGCGCTGGTGGCCTGCCCGGCCAGGGCCAGCTTGACCGGGGTCGCGCCCTCGCGGCCGAGCGAGCCGACGCCGTAGACGACGGTGGCCGCGACCGCCGCGCCGATGAAGCCGAACCAGATGTACCCGTCGGCCGCGGTGATGCCGAGCGCGCTGATCGCGAAGACCACGGCGGCCGAGGCCCCGGCGTTGATGCCGAGCAGCCCCGGGTCGGCCAGCGGGTTACGCGTGACGCCCTGGATCACCGCTCCGGCGAGGCCGAGGGCCGCGCCGGCGAACAGGCCGGCGGCGGTGCGCGGGATGCGCAGCTCCTGCATGATCAGCTGGCCCTCGACGGTGCGGTCGGGGCTGAAGAGGCCGTTCCAGACGTCGCTCAGCGGCACCGAGCCGGAGCCGACCGCCAGGCTCAGGGTGATCGCGACGACGAGCACCACGAGCAGGCCGAGCACGCCCAGCAGCCCGGTGCTCACCCGGATCCGGGAGGGCGGTTGCCGGCGTGTGGGCACGTCGCCCGGCGGCGCGTCGATCGCGGGCGTCACCAGCACTCCTGTCAGAATCCCAGACCAAGTAAGGGGACCCTAACACCCCCGGCAAGGGCTCCTGACCAGAGGGCGCACCAGCAGAATGATGGACGCGGTGGTCGCCGGCCACGGTCGGCCCACCAGGCGCGGGTCGCCCGTCGCCTCGTTGCCCTGTCGGCCCGTCGCCCCGTCGCCTCGTCGCCCCGTCGCTCTGTCGCCCCGTCGCTCTGTCGCCCCGGCACCCCGGCACCCCGGTCGCCCCAGTCGCCCCGGCCCACCGGCATCGGGCGCCCCGCCTCACTCCTACGCCACGGCCGAGCGCCGGGCTTGGCCTGAGCACAGACACACCCCCTATGCCCGGAAGGTATAGAGGGTGTACCTCTGCCCAGCCGTAACGATGGGGCGCCCCCTGAACGGGCGCCGAGTGAG
This genomic interval carries:
- a CDS encoding FecCD family ABC transporter permease, yielding MRVSTGLLGVLGLLVVLVVAITLSLAVGSGSVPLSDVWNGLFSPDRTVEGQLIMQELRIPRTAAGLFAGAALGLAGAVIQGVTRNPLADPGLLGINAGASAAVVFAISALGITAADGYIWFGFIGAAVAATVVYGVGSLGREGATPVKLALAGQATSAALLALTTAILLQDTRTYDLYRFWQVGSLIGRDSAVIWQAAPFIGIGVLVALTLGSQLNALALGDDVARGLGQKVGLIRLVSAATVVLLTGAATVVAGPISFVGLVVPHAVRMLSGADYRWVLPQSMLLGPSLLLVSDVIGRLIARPGELQVGIVTAMVGAIPFIVLVRRRKLAEL